A region from the Trueperaceae bacterium genome encodes:
- the lnt gene encoding apolipoprotein N-acyltransferase, with product MSRAGPGGAAPLFAVAACGALLTLALPPTGAWPAAAALAGAFAASANARRGARAFAIGFWFGLPFFAIYLAWLPASLGDLLGPAFWALFPLLVLALACVWGGTTWLSWRAAGGGGRRTLWFLPVAWVAVEWARTQGYLAFPWGALGYAWLDTPVAQLASVGGVYLLGLLVTVPAALLALPLVAPRSSLGPPSPRLLLAPAAALLVVAASWAAGSDVGASAEAGLRPATRLALLVQGNVDAFGRASGAAHDLRVHLELTRGAVADARAARTPPYDLVVWPEGAVIGYQMDGAAAAALHEEITGAAPGAAFVVGGRAYEDGLSFNSLYSLAGGRLLGRYDKHYLVPFGERWPLQGSLPWLYERVFGLFGLPPLAGTAPGEAPRPLDTPLGPVAAFVCYESVFPQVQRAQVAAGARLLVLGTNDAWFARGAGAEQHFDMGRLRAIETRRWLLRAGNDGVTASVDPLGRTVTRLERGVAGTLAAPFALEDGLTAWVRHGHLTPYLLGAYLVASLAALQAARPREGGRVADRLRRR from the coding sequence ATGAGCCGGGCCGGGCCGGGCGGCGCCGCGCCGCTGTTCGCCGTCGCCGCGTGCGGGGCGCTGCTGACGCTGGCGCTGCCGCCCACCGGCGCGTGGCCGGCGGCGGCGGCACTGGCCGGCGCGTTCGCGGCGTCCGCCAACGCCCGCCGCGGCGCGCGGGCGTTCGCCATCGGCTTCTGGTTCGGCCTCCCCTTCTTCGCGATCTACCTGGCCTGGCTGCCCGCCTCGCTGGGGGACCTCCTGGGGCCGGCGTTCTGGGCGCTGTTCCCGCTCCTGGTGCTGGCCCTCGCCTGCGTCTGGGGAGGCACCACCTGGCTGTCGTGGCGCGCCGCGGGCGGCGGCGGGCGGCGCACCCTCTGGTTCCTGCCCGTCGCCTGGGTGGCCGTGGAGTGGGCCAGGACGCAGGGCTACCTCGCCTTCCCCTGGGGCGCCCTCGGCTACGCCTGGCTCGACACGCCCGTCGCGCAGCTCGCCAGCGTGGGCGGCGTCTACCTGCTGGGCCTGCTCGTGACCGTCCCCGCCGCGCTGCTGGCGCTGCCGCTGGTGGCGCCGCGGTCGTCGCTGGGCCCGCCCTCGCCGCGGCTGCTCCTCGCCCCGGCGGCGGCGCTGCTCGTCGTCGCCGCTTCCTGGGCGGCGGGGTCCGACGTGGGGGCGTCCGCCGAGGCGGGCCTGCGGCCGGCCACCCGCCTGGCGCTGCTGGTGCAGGGGAACGTCGACGCGTTCGGGCGCGCCAGCGGGGCGGCGCACGACCTGCGCGTGCACCTCGAGCTCACCAGGGGCGCCGTGGCGGACGCGCGCGCGGCGAGGACCCCGCCCTACGACCTCGTCGTGTGGCCGGAGGGCGCGGTGATCGGCTACCAGATGGACGGTGCGGCCGCGGCGGCGCTGCACGAGGAGATCACGGGCGCGGCGCCGGGAGCGGCGTTCGTCGTCGGAGGCAGGGCCTACGAGGACGGCCTGTCGTTCAACAGCCTCTACTCCCTGGCCGGCGGCCGGCTCCTGGGCCGCTACGACAAGCACTACCTCGTGCCGTTCGGCGAGCGCTGGCCGCTGCAGGGGTCCCTGCCGTGGCTGTACGAGCGCGTGTTCGGGCTCTTCGGCCTCCCGCCGCTGGCCGGCACGGCGCCGGGGGAGGCGCCGCGGCCGCTCGACACCCCGCTCGGCCCCGTGGCGGCCTTCGTCTGCTACGAGTCGGTGTTCCCGCAGGTGCAGCGCGCCCAGGTCGCCGCCGGCGCCAGGCTGCTCGTCCTCGGCACGAACGACGCCTGGTTCGCCCGCGGCGCCGGCGCCGAGCAGCACTTCGACATGGGCCGCCTGCGCGCGATCGAGACGCGCCGCTGGCTCCTGCGCGCCGGCAACGACGGGGTCACCGCCTCCGTGGACCCCCTGGGCCGCACGGTCACGCGCCTGGAGCGCGGCGTCGCCGGCACCCTGGCGGCGCCGTTCGCCCTCGAGGATGGCCTCACCGCGTGGGTGCGCCACGGGCACCTCACGCCCTACCTCCTGGGCGCCTACCTCGTCGCGTCCCTGGCCGCCCTGCAGGCCGCGCGGCCGCGCGAGGGCGGACGCGTCGCGGACCGCCTGCGGCGGCGCTAG
- a CDS encoding GGDEF domain-containing protein, with translation MKRGTLILIGVLATVTAGTLATGTMTTVGLPLTAATAFVGIVASRPRGWAWRLAAAGSLAWLAEEAFWLLKRLGGEWDGTLSTDITYFAGSVLWGAALLTLHGRRVRTRLWLLMLPAVAIVGWMLVVRAADNVAIQFPYIDAVLLVLAVPALEPALRGRASEGRVLIVLAFLIRAVGSASFVWLFRGGALEEGAALVWLLSYGALALGARLEISGEPAELFVASTSVVLLETVAGTVVAAVLRMGKPLDSVSGGVLLLLAYCQLVVLMLIVYTQRLRYSSADRELSAWGELVADLGTGDGTGDDRAHAQARFLRALRERLPGLRGLVLHEEQDVLVGERGSYSYPLVAGGTEVARLQFAGQPRELDVLDAVAPFLAGRLRQSQLAAAWADQALSDPLTGILNRRGFAVRAGRLVGRSRADAVPMCVAMLDLDLFKRVNDFYGHAVGDEALRALSNVLRRNLRPDDLAVRWGGEEFVVVLFDADREVAVDVIRRVRSDLKERKLHPIEWSLTFSAGLAGGGVPASLAELELWIEEADAALRRAKAAGRDRYEVVA, from the coding sequence GTGAAGCGGGGGACCCTGATCCTCATAGGCGTGCTCGCCACTGTGACGGCGGGCACCCTGGCGACGGGCACCATGACGACGGTGGGGCTGCCGCTGACCGCGGCGACCGCTTTCGTGGGGATCGTGGCGTCGCGCCCGCGCGGTTGGGCCTGGCGCCTCGCCGCCGCCGGCTCCCTCGCCTGGCTGGCCGAGGAGGCGTTCTGGCTGCTCAAGCGCCTGGGCGGGGAGTGGGACGGCACGCTCTCCACCGACATCACCTACTTCGCCGGGTCGGTCCTGTGGGGCGCGGCCCTGCTCACGCTGCACGGCCGCCGCGTGCGCACGCGCCTGTGGCTGCTGATGCTGCCGGCCGTGGCGATCGTGGGCTGGATGCTCGTCGTGCGGGCGGCCGACAACGTGGCCATCCAGTTCCCCTACATCGACGCCGTCCTCCTCGTCCTCGCCGTGCCCGCGCTCGAGCCGGCGCTGCGTGGGCGCGCCTCGGAGGGGCGCGTGCTCATCGTCCTGGCGTTCCTCATCAGGGCCGTGGGCTCCGCGTCCTTCGTGTGGCTGTTCAGGGGCGGGGCCCTCGAGGAGGGCGCCGCGCTGGTGTGGCTCCTCTCCTACGGCGCCCTGGCCCTGGGCGCGCGGCTGGAGATAAGCGGCGAGCCGGCCGAGCTCTTCGTGGCCAGCACGTCGGTGGTGCTGCTGGAGACCGTCGCCGGCACGGTGGTGGCCGCCGTGCTGCGCATGGGCAAACCCCTCGACTCCGTCTCCGGCGGCGTGCTCCTGCTGCTCGCCTACTGCCAGCTCGTGGTGCTGATGCTGATCGTCTACACGCAGCGCCTCCGCTACTCGTCGGCCGACAGGGAGCTGAGCGCCTGGGGCGAGCTCGTCGCCGACCTCGGCACCGGGGACGGCACCGGCGACGACCGCGCCCACGCGCAGGCGCGCTTCCTGCGGGCCCTGCGCGAGCGGCTGCCCGGCCTGCGCGGGCTGGTGCTGCACGAGGAGCAGGACGTGCTGGTGGGCGAGCGCGGCTCGTACTCCTACCCCCTGGTCGCCGGCGGCACCGAGGTCGCGCGCCTGCAGTTCGCCGGCCAGCCGCGCGAGCTCGACGTCCTCGACGCCGTCGCGCCGTTCCTCGCCGGGCGCCTGCGGCAGTCGCAGCTCGCGGCCGCGTGGGCCGACCAGGCGCTCAGCGACCCGCTCACCGGGATCTTGAACCGCCGCGGCTTCGCCGTCAGGGCTGGCCGCCTCGTCGGCCGGTCGCGGGCCGACGCCGTGCCGATGTGCGTGGCCATGCTCGACCTCGACCTCTTCAAGCGCGTCAACGACTTCTACGGGCACGCCGTCGGCGACGAGGCGCTCCGCGCGCTCTCGAACGTGCTGCGCCGCAACCTCAGGCCCGACGACCTCGCGGTCAGGTGGGGCGGCGAGGAGTTCGTCGTCGTGCTCTTCGACGCCGACAGGGAGGTGGCCGTCGACGTCATCAGGCGCGTGCGCTCCGACCTCAAGGAGCGCAAGCTCCACCCCATCGAGTGGTCGCTGACGTTCTCCGCCGGCCTCGCCGGCGGCGGCGTGCCGGCGAGCCTCGCCGAGCTCGAGCTGTGGATCGAGGAGGCGGACGCGGCCCTGAGGCGCGCCAAGGCGGCGGGCCGCGACCGCTACGAGGTGGTGGCGTAG
- the trkA gene encoding Trk system potassium transporter TrkA translates to MNVLIVGGGEIGALIAAELHEEHGVTVLDVDPEREAGFESLDVRFVRGSGTDPDDLKAAGVERTDAFIACTSNDDINVLSCLAAKGLGAKETLAFVTRQRYVDAFKAKGAFQSVGLLIDRVLWPQRTLAHQIADIVRVPRAVDSAKFWRGRVTMLEYLLEAGDPFLDRPLAQVRLPDGVLLAGRIRGDDFEIPSGGTVLAEGDRVVFLGGTQEMKEIRRRFAPRRRSLNVAIVGGGNVGFMVAEALAYDRANITIIESDEARCEKLAQWLPHALVLKGDGTDIELLQQERVEDADVVVAVTDDDGSNLLVSLLAKQLGIPKVVTRVGRARNRRLFSRVGIDAPLTPRTAAVQEVLNWLRVDRVDHIASIEDHAEVMEVSFPADAVGGPLMSLGAPADMLIGAIERDTNVIIPRGSTEVRPGDHLLVVTVSDNVEDVEAWLDERRRAAKE, encoded by the coding sequence ATGAACGTGCTCATCGTCGGTGGCGGCGAGATCGGGGCGCTCATCGCGGCCGAGCTGCACGAGGAGCACGGCGTCACCGTGCTCGACGTCGACCCCGAGCGCGAGGCGGGCTTCGAGAGCCTCGACGTCCGCTTCGTGCGCGGCTCCGGCACCGACCCGGACGACCTCAAGGCGGCCGGCGTCGAGCGGACGGACGCCTTCATCGCCTGCACCTCGAACGACGACATCAACGTCCTCTCCTGCCTGGCGGCGAAGGGCCTGGGGGCGAAGGAGACCCTGGCGTTCGTCACCAGGCAGCGCTACGTAGACGCCTTCAAGGCCAAGGGCGCGTTCCAGTCGGTGGGCCTGCTCATCGACAGGGTCCTGTGGCCGCAGCGGACCCTCGCCCACCAGATCGCCGACATCGTGCGCGTGCCGCGGGCCGTGGACAGCGCCAAGTTCTGGCGCGGGCGCGTCACGATGCTCGAGTACCTGCTGGAGGCCGGCGACCCCTTCCTCGACCGACCGCTGGCCCAGGTGCGCCTGCCGGACGGCGTCCTGCTCGCGGGGCGCATCCGCGGCGACGACTTCGAGATCCCCTCCGGCGGCACCGTGCTGGCCGAGGGCGACCGCGTCGTGTTCCTCGGCGGCACGCAGGAGATGAAGGAGATCAGGCGCCGCTTCGCGCCGCGCCGCCGCTCGCTGAACGTCGCGATCGTCGGCGGCGGCAACGTGGGGTTCATGGTCGCGGAGGCGCTGGCCTACGACCGTGCCAACATCACGATCATCGAGTCGGACGAGGCGCGCTGCGAGAAGCTGGCGCAGTGGCTGCCGCACGCCCTGGTGCTCAAGGGCGACGGCACCGACATCGAGCTGCTGCAGCAGGAGCGCGTCGAGGACGCCGACGTGGTCGTCGCCGTCACCGACGACGACGGCAGCAACCTGCTCGTCTCGCTGCTCGCCAAGCAGCTCGGCATCCCCAAGGTCGTCACGAGGGTGGGCCGGGCGCGGAACCGCCGCCTGTTCAGCCGCGTCGGCATCGACGCCCCGCTGACGCCGCGCACCGCGGCCGTGCAGGAGGTCCTCAACTGGCTGAGGGTCGACCGCGTCGACCACATCGCCAGCATCGAGGACCACGCCGAGGTGATGGAGGTGAGCTTCCCCGCCGACGCCGTGGGCGGCCCGCTGATGTCGCTCGGCGCCCCGGCCGACATGCTCATCGGCGCCATCGAGCGCGACACCAACGTGATAATCCCCCGCGGCAGCACCGAGGTGCGCCCCGGCGACCACCTGCTCGTCGTGACCGTGAGCGACAACGTCGAGGACGTGGAGGCCTGGCTCGACGAGCGCCGCCGGGCGGCCAAGGAGTGA
- a CDS encoding M20 family metallopeptidase, with amino-acid sequence MASTVTIADAMDARDAYLATLRDLVEHESPTGDKRAVDALGGRLERVLTERGWSVRRHERERVGDVLQATRRGAGGPSTLLLAHMDTVWPLGTLERMPVRDDGERFWGPGSLDMKAGIATAVHAVDLLTAKGAAPAGDVTLLVTTDEETGSHHSRDLIEELAREHDRVLVLEPGRDDGALKVGRKGVGGYTVTFQGRSAHAGNDPAGGASALRELAHFLLFVEDLADGVAGTTVNLTVARGGMASNVIAEEAVGTVDLRVLKASEAERVDAAVRGYRPRDERVAVSVAGGLNRPPLEQTPGNAALFASAVAAGRALGLEVTGAVVGGGSDGNFTSALGVPTLDGLGSVGGGPHARDEHVHVAKTLERVALLAGLLAGAGS; translated from the coding sequence ATGGCCAGCACCGTCACCATCGCGGACGCCATGGACGCCCGCGACGCCTACCTCGCGACACTGAGAGACCTCGTCGAGCACGAGAGCCCCACCGGCGACAAGCGCGCCGTCGACGCGCTCGGCGGCCGGCTGGAGCGCGTCCTGACCGAGCGGGGCTGGAGCGTGCGGCGGCACGAGCGGGAGCGCGTCGGCGACGTGCTCCAGGCGACCCGCCGCGGGGCCGGCGGGCCCTCGACGCTGCTCCTCGCCCACATGGACACCGTGTGGCCCCTGGGCACGCTGGAGCGCATGCCCGTGAGGGACGACGGCGAGCGCTTCTGGGGACCCGGCTCGCTCGACATGAAGGCCGGCATCGCCACCGCTGTCCACGCCGTCGACCTGCTGACGGCCAAGGGAGCCGCGCCGGCCGGCGACGTGACGCTGCTCGTGACCACAGACGAGGAGACGGGCAGCCACCACTCGCGCGACCTGATCGAGGAGCTGGCGCGCGAGCACGACCGCGTCCTCGTGCTCGAGCCGGGCCGGGACGACGGCGCCCTGAAGGTCGGGCGGAAGGGCGTCGGCGGCTACACGGTCACGTTCCAGGGCCGCAGCGCCCACGCCGGCAACGACCCGGCGGGCGGCGCCAGCGCGCTGCGGGAGCTCGCGCACTTCCTGCTGTTCGTCGAGGACCTCGCCGACGGCGTGGCCGGCACGACCGTGAACCTCACGGTCGCGAGGGGCGGCATGGCGTCCAACGTGATCGCCGAGGAGGCCGTCGGCACCGTGGACCTGCGCGTTCTCAAGGCCTCGGAGGCCGAGCGCGTGGACGCGGCGGTGCGCGGCTACCGGCCGCGCGACGAGCGCGTGGCGGTGTCCGTCGCGGGCGGGCTGAACCGGCCGCCGCTCGAGCAGACGCCCGGGAACGCCGCGCTGTTCGCTTCCGCGGTCGCGGCGGGGCGGGCGCTCGGCCTCGAGGTGACTGGCGCCGTAGTGGGCGGCGGCTCCGACGGGAACTTCACCTCGGCGCTCGGCGTCCCCACGCTCGACGGGCTCGGCTCCGTGGGCGGCGGACCGCACGCGCGCGACGAGCACGTGCACGTCGCCAAGACGTTGGAGCGCGTCGCCCTGCTCGCCGGGCTGCTCGCCGGCGCCGGCTCCTGA